In Paraburkholderia terrae, the DNA window CGAGGCCGAACGCATCGACATGCCCGTGGCTCGAATAGCTGAACGTGCCGATGAACGGCAAGGGCACCGAAACGATCATGTCGTACGAGCGGCCATCGCTGGACCAGTGGATCGTGCCTGGCTGATTGCGCACGCCGTTGTAGAACGTGTCGTATTGCAACTCGCCCGAAGGGGGCACCGAGAATTTCGCGCCGGGCGCAGCAAGCGGCGCGTTGCCTTGACCGGCAACATTGGCGCTGGAATTGGCGGCTCCCGTTGCGGACGACGCAACGCCCGGCGCTGAAGCGGCCGCTGAAGCGTCCGCAGGCGCGCTTGCGGCTTCAGTTGCGGGCGCTGTTTGAAGCGGTTTCTGACCTGGCTGCGTGGCCGTCAGCACATGTTCACGCGGCGCTCGCGGGACGCGTTTCGGGGCCGCAGGCAGCGCCTTCGCGGGTGGCGGCGAACCGGCCGCCTGCGTTTCGATACGCTCGGGCTTGAGCAGCGTGACCTGCACGGGAACATGCTCGGGCGACACAGGTTTGAAGGTATCGTGATGCCGCTCGAACCATTGCGCCGCGATGAAGTGCGCGCCGACGACAGCCAGCAGCACGCCCGCCCAACGCAAGCGCGACGAGCGGCGCTGCGCGGCGGCGAGGCGAGCCGGCGTGACGGAACGGAGAGCGGCTGGAGATGACATCGGAAGAAGCAATTTCCTGAAGGCGGGACGCAAGGCTATGAACGTTTGAACACGATTCGACTGCGCACCGCTGTCACACGTTCCTCACGCTCATCGCGGCGTCGGACTATACCCGAGTTCATACGACAGCTTCTGCGCGCATTCGCGCAGCGCCGTGTCGACTTCGCCGCCCCACGCGATATCGAACGCGCCCTCGTGTCCCAATGCGATCAATCCGAGCGCGAGATCGCCATTCGAATCGAACACGGGTGTGCAGAACGCGTGAATGGTCGGCAGCAACATGCCTTCGACGCGCGCCGAGCCATGCGCGCGCACGTCCTCGAGCACGCGCTCGACATCTTCCGGCGTGCGCGGACTGTTGGCGGCGGCCCAACGCTTCGTATCGGCGAGTTCGCGCGCGATCATCGCGGCCGTCTTGCTGCGCGGCAGATACGCGGCGAACAGCAGACCCGTCGCCGAACTGAGCATCGGCATCACGTCGCCGAGTTTCAGCGATGCCTTCGCGGGATAGCTCGATTCCATCCAATGCACGACAGTTGGCCCCTGATTGCCCCACACGGCGATGCCGACCGTCAGATCGAGCCGGTCGCGCAATTCGGCGAGCGCGATACGCGCGAGCTTCACGCCATCGACGCGCGCGAGCCGCGCCAGCCCTAGCTGCAACGCAAAGCCGCCAAGCTCGTAGCGGCCCGTCAACGGGTCCTGCGCGACGACGCCCAGACGCTGAAAACTCACCAGATAGCGGTGCGCTTTCGCCGGGCTCATGCCCGCGCGCTGCGCGAGATCGCGCAGCATCATCGCGCGCGGTTCATGCGTGAGCACGTCGAGCAGACGGAACCCGACTTCGATCGACTGGATACCCGAACGCAGTTTCTCCTCGCCACCGTCGTGCTCGTCAGCGGCATCATCGTCGGCTGGATCGAGCGGTTCGGCGGATTCCGTATCCTTGCGGATCGAACTGGAGCGGGCGGTCGGAGGCATAGGCAGTGGTTGAACGGTGAGCGTAAAAGCGGCGAAAAACGGCGCGGACGTTGCAATGGCTATCGCCTGCTTGAAGCGTCCGTTTTGGCTGCGCCGATTCACCATCGTAGAATAGATTCCTCTTATCGTCATCCACATGCCTTTTCCGCCATGAAACTTGCCTCGCTGAAGGACGGCACGCGCGACGGTCAACTGATCGTCGTTTCTCGTGACCTGCATACGGCCGCCGTCGCCGACGCCATCGCGCCGACGATGCAGCGCGTCCTCGACGACTGGATTTTCTACGCGCCGCAACTGCGCGATCTGTACGACGAGCTGAATCAGGGCCGCGCGCGCAACACGTTTTCGTTCGATGCGAAGGAATGCATGGCGCCGTTGCCGCGCGCGTTCCAGTGGGCCGACGGCTCCGCGTACGTGAACCACGTCGAACTGGTGCGCCGCGCGCGCGGCGCCGAAATGCCACCTGAGTTCTGGACCGATCCGTTGATGTACCAGGGCGGCAGCGACGACTTCATCGGCGCGAAGGACGACATCGTGTGCGGGTCCGAATCGTTTGGCATCGACTTCGAGGCGGAAGTCGCCGTCATCACGGGCGATGTGCCGATGGGCGTGAAACCCGAGCAGGCGCTGAAGAGCATTCGCCTCGTCACGCTCGTCAACGACGTGTCGTTGCGTAACCTGATTCCCGCCGAACTCGCGAAAGGTTTCGGCTTTTTCCAGAGCAAGCCCGCGACGTCTTTCGCGCCCGTTGCCGTCACGCTCGACGAACTCGGCGACGCGTGGCGCGAAGGCCGCGTGCATCGTCCGATGATCGTGCATTGGAATAGCAAGAAGGTCGGCCAGCCGGATGCGGGCACCGACATGGTGTTCCACTTCGGCCAGCTGATCGCGCATGCGGCGAAGACGCGCAACCTGCGCGCAGGGGCGATTGTGGGTTCGGGCACGGTGTCAAACAAGGATGCGAAACGCGGCTACTGCTGTATCGCCGAGAAACGCTGCCTCGAAACGATCGAGCACGGCAGCGCACAGACGGAATTCATGAAGTTCGGCGATACCGTGAAGATCGAAATGTTCGACGAAGCGGGCAAGTCGATTTTCGGTTCGATCGATCAGGCCGTCGCGCCGCTCGAAGGCGGGCTTTGATTGTGTAGTCGGCGCGAGGCATCGAGCGATCCGAAAGGGTTTCGCCCGATGCCGGCAGCGCCACGCGCGCCGCTACACTGACGCTCGCGCGAGGCCATCGGGTCTCGAACGCTGGACCGCGTGAATAGCAACACACAGCAACACGCGCGCGGACAGCAACACGCAACACGCAGCATCGCAGAACGCACAAAAACCAAAGGAGACAACGCATGCCGCGATACGGGACGTTTGCATCTTCAACTTTGCGCAACTGCGCTCGCAAGTTCACTTTCAAGCGGCGCACGACGCTCGCCGCCACGCTCTCCCTTTTACCCGGACTTGCGCTCGCGCAGGTGAAAATTGGCCTCGTTCTATCGCTGACGGGACCGGCTGCATCGCTCGGCATTCCCGCGCGCGATACGGCGACGCTCTTCCCCAAAGAGATCGCCGGGCAGAAAGTCGAATACATCGTGCTCGACGATGCGTCCGATACGACGCAAGCCGTGCAGGACACCAAAAAGCTGATCTCCGAAAATCACGTCGACGCGATCATCGGCTCTTCGATCACCCCGAACTCGCTGGCGATGATCGACGTGGTCGCCGAAGGTGAAACGCCGGCAATTTCACTGGCGTCGTCGGCCAAGATCATTGAGCCTGTCGATGCAAAGCGGCATTGGATGTTCAAGACGCCGCAAACGGACGCGATGATGGCATCCGCGATCACCGAGCACGCGAGCCAGCACGGCGTGAAGACCATCGCGTACATCGGCCAGGCGGATGCGCTCGGCGAAACGTTTTACGCGGAGGTCGCGAAGTTCGCGCAGATTCACAAAATCAACGTGGTGGCCAACGAGCGTTTCAATCGCACCGATCCGAGCGTCACCGGCCAGATTTTGAAGATCATGGCGGCGAATCCCGATGCCGTCGTCGTGGGCGCAGCGGGCACGCCCGCCGCGCTGCCGCCGAAGACGCTGATCGGACGCGGCTACAAGGGCAAGATCTATCACAACCACGGCGTCGGCAATAACGACTTCCTGCGCGTGTGCGGCGCGGACTGCAACGGCACCTTCCTGCCCGCGAGCCCGGTGCTGGTCGCCTCGCAACTGCCCACGGACTACGCTGCGAAGCGTCTCGCGCTCGACTACATCGCGCGCTTCGAAAAGCTGCGCGGACCGGGCAGCGTGTCGGCGTTCGGCTCGTATGCATGGGACGCGAGCATGCTGCTGAACAGCGCGATTCCCGTTGCGCTGAAAACAGCCGCGCCCGGCACGGTCGAGTTTCGCCGCGCGCTGCGCGATGCGCTCGAAGCAACGAAAGGACTCGCCGATACCAACGGCGTCGTCAACATGAGCGCGACCGATCACCTCGGCCTCGATCAGCGCGCGCGCGTGATGGTCGAGATCAGCAACGGCAAGTGGGTGTATCAGCCGCGTTAGGCTAAGTGATTCGCGTGGCGCAGCGTCGGCTCCGTTACGCGCATGATGTGGGTATCGACGCCGACGCGTCGCTCTTAGGGATGTGTGCCATGTCTCACGAATCGGAATCGCAAACGGTCGAACCCGCGTTTTACGCGCACTACAGGTCGCTGCGCGTGCGGCGTCATGCGCACGGCATCCTTGAAATCGTCATGAGCGGCGAAGGCGCGAACCGCAGCGCGCTCGCCACCGCCGATGCAAACATGCATCGCGAGCTGGCCGACATCTGGCGCGATGTCGACCGCGACCCGGAGACACGCGTCGCGGTGATCCGCGGCGAGGGCAAGGGCTTTTCGGCGGGCGGCGATCTCGGTCTCGTCGAAGAGATGGCGAACGACTTCGACGTGCGCACGCGCGTATGGCGCGAGGCACGCGATCTCGTCTACAACGTGATCAACTGCAGCAAGCCGATCGTCTCGGCGATGCACGGACCGGCCGTGGGCGCGGGACTCGTCGCGGGACTGCTCGCGGATATTTCGATTGCGACGAAGTCGGCGCGCATCATCGACGGTCATACGCGCCTCGGCGTCGCGGCGGGCGACCACGCGGCAATCGTTTGGCCGCTGTTGTGCGGGATGGCGAAGGCGAAGTACTACCTGATGTTGTGCGAGCCGGTGAGCGGCGAAGAGGCGGAGCGCATCGGTCTTGTGTCGCTGGCCGTCGACGACAACGATCTGCTGCCGAAGACTTTCGAAGTCGCGCGCAAGCTCGCGCAAGGTTCGCAGACGGCGATCCGCTGGACCAAGTACGCGTTGAACAACTGGTTGCGCTCGGCGGGGCCGACCTTCGATACGTCGCTGGCACTCGAATTCATGGGTTTCGCGGGCCCCGACGTGAAGGAAGGCGTGGCGTCGCTGCGCGAGCGGCGCGCGCCGGATTTCCCGGGCAAGGAGCCGTTCTAGCGGAACGCGCCTCCTTGCGTCGGGCGGACGCAAAACCGTCATGACGACAGGCGCACGATAAACGCGTCCGCAAACGCGGCTCAACGCGAAAAATTCACGCGGTATGATCGAGCCGCGAATGTCGAACGTCGCTTCGAACGCCGGATCGAAGGACAATAAGCGAACCACAATAAGCGAACGGCAACAGGCGCCACAGGCCCAGAACCGAACACAGGAGCTCAGCAATGACCGACCACCCCGGCTCGACGCCACCTTTCCCCGGATTTCCAGGTTTTCCGCCCGCCGAAATGCTCGACCGCATGTGGGGCATGATGCGCCTCACGCCGTTCGGCGCGGCATTCCCGGGCACAAGTCCGGCTTCGGCGCAGGGTTTCGTGCCGTCGCTGTCGATGATGTCCGACATGATGGCGCCGCTCACGAACGTCGAGGAGCTCGACAAGCGCATCACCGACATGCGCGCCGTCGAGCAATGGCTCAAGCTGAATCTGAACATGCTGCAGTCGGCAATTCAGGCGCTCGAAGTGCAGCGCGCGACGCTCTCGACGTTGCGCGCGTTCGGCGCGTTCGCGCAGCAATCGATGACGCAGCCCGCGCCTGAAGCGCCGCCGAGGCACGAGCGGCAGCCCGCTGCGAGCGCGCCGGAAGCGGGTGAAGCAGGCGAGTCGGCGGGCTCGCCCGCGTTCGACGCGTCCGGCTGGTGGAATCTGCTGCAGGCGCAGTTCAACCAGATCGCGCAGTTCGCGATGGCGCAGCCACCGGCCACGACAGCGACGGGCGCATCGGAAGCAGGCGCGGGGATCGAACCGAGCGATCTCGAACCCGACGACGCACCCGAGCCCGACGCGCAAGGCACGGCGCAGGCGAAATCCGACGACGCGCCGCGTCCAGCCGCGAAGCGCGCGGCCGGCACGAAACGGGCAGGCACATCGTCTGCGAAGAAGACCTCGTCGACGTCCGAATGAACGCCTGATTTTTGCGATGAAGCGGGCGCGCGTGGCCGAAACGGCCAGCGCGCCTCGAACTGCGACGGAATGTAGCCGCGCTAGCACATTCCTTTGACACCGTGCGGTCAACGAGCGCTCACGTTGTTTTACGTCAATGCAAAAGCGGGTTTCGACGGTCCGAAAATGGGGCGTGTAAGGGCCGCATGCTATTATTGTGTAAGCTTTTTCTGGCCCGCGGACGCGTGCGAAGATCGCCAGATTCGCCGTTTTATCCGGTGCCATGCGGTGCCGGTTCGTCCGCTGCGGACCCAAATGCCGTCGTTCGGCGGCAGGCTGGCACGACCCCAGGCAAAGGTTCTCCCTCACCCACGGTTGGCCGCGCACGCGAGGCACGAAAATCGCGTACGTATCACGAGCCGCAGTATGTCTTTTGCCAAACACTTGCATCTTGGCAACCGATTACCGCGTAAAATTGAATGCTGCGCTGACGACGGGGAAAGCCTCCGAAAGTTCCCGTTCGTCGGCCGCAAATGTAGCAACAGATAACAGACGTCGCCTTGCGCAGAACAGGGGTGGGATCATGAACACCATGCTTTATCCGGAACTTTATAAATCGCTCGAGTCCGTTCGATGGGATATGGAGAAGGACATTCCCTGGGACAAATTCGACGCGTCGCTGCTCACCGATGAGCAGGCGGCGACCATCAAGATGAACGCGATTACCGAATGGTCGGCGCTGCCCGCCACGGAAATGTTCCTGCGTGATAACCACCATGACAGCGACTTCTCGGCATTCATGAGCGTGTGGTTTTTCGAAGAGCAGAAGCATTCGCTGGTGCTGATGGAA includes these proteins:
- a CDS encoding fumarylacetoacetate hydrolase family protein, with the translated sequence MKLASLKDGTRDGQLIVVSRDLHTAAVADAIAPTMQRVLDDWIFYAPQLRDLYDELNQGRARNTFSFDAKECMAPLPRAFQWADGSAYVNHVELVRRARGAEMPPEFWTDPLMYQGGSDDFIGAKDDIVCGSESFGIDFEAEVAVITGDVPMGVKPEQALKSIRLVTLVNDVSLRNLIPAELAKGFGFFQSKPATSFAPVAVTLDELGDAWREGRVHRPMIVHWNSKKVGQPDAGTDMVFHFGQLIAHAAKTRNLRAGAIVGSGTVSNKDAKRGYCCIAEKRCLETIEHGSAQTEFMKFGDTVKIEMFDEAGKSIFGSIDQAVAPLEGGL
- a CDS encoding DUF3108 domain-containing protein; the encoded protein is MSSPAALRSVTPARLAAAQRRSSRLRWAGVLLAVVGAHFIAAQWFERHHDTFKPVSPEHVPVQVTLLKPERIETQAAGSPPPAKALPAAPKRVPRAPREHVLTATQPGQKPLQTAPATEAASAPADASAAASAPGVASSATGAANSSANVAGQGNAPLAAPGAKFSVPPSGELQYDTFYNGVRNQPGTIHWSSDGRSYDMIVSVPLPFIGTFSYSSHGHVDAFGLAPDQYIEKRGRRGEDITTFHRDTKQIGFTRTPNTLPLQDGAQDRFSMVMQLASLVRGDPDAYQPGVTRQFFVTDNDSGEIWPIETIGDEGVRTDQGIIDARHFMRLPRREGDRRRIDVWLAPSLGWLPARLVQTEPNGTQIELVWRGKIAPPDANGSNAASSDDTSPAPSQPSVTDPGAGPEKP
- a CDS encoding enoyl-CoA hydratase/isomerase family protein, producing the protein MSHESESQTVEPAFYAHYRSLRVRRHAHGILEIVMSGEGANRSALATADANMHRELADIWRDVDRDPETRVAVIRGEGKGFSAGGDLGLVEEMANDFDVRTRVWREARDLVYNVINCSKPIVSAMHGPAVGAGLVAGLLADISIATKSARIIDGHTRLGVAAGDHAAIVWPLLCGMAKAKYYLMLCEPVSGEEAERIGLVSLAVDDNDLLPKTFEVARKLAQGSQTAIRWTKYALNNWLRSAGPTFDTSLALEFMGFAGPDVKEGVASLRERRAPDFPGKEPF
- a CDS encoding ABC transporter substrate-binding protein, with amino-acid sequence MPRYGTFASSTLRNCARKFTFKRRTTLAATLSLLPGLALAQVKIGLVLSLTGPAASLGIPARDTATLFPKEIAGQKVEYIVLDDASDTTQAVQDTKKLISENHVDAIIGSSITPNSLAMIDVVAEGETPAISLASSAKIIEPVDAKRHWMFKTPQTDAMMASAITEHASQHGVKTIAYIGQADALGETFYAEVAKFAQIHKINVVANERFNRTDPSVTGQILKIMAANPDAVVVGAAGTPAALPPKTLIGRGYKGKIYHNHGVGNNDFLRVCGADCNGTFLPASPVLVASQLPTDYAAKRLALDYIARFEKLRGPGSVSAFGSYAWDASMLLNSAIPVALKTAAPGTVEFRRALRDALEATKGLADTNGVVNMSATDHLGLDQRARVMVEISNGKWVYQPR
- a CDS encoding IclR family transcriptional regulator translates to MPPTARSSSIRKDTESAEPLDPADDDAADEHDGGEEKLRSGIQSIEVGFRLLDVLTHEPRAMMLRDLAQRAGMSPAKAHRYLVSFQRLGVVAQDPLTGRYELGGFALQLGLARLARVDGVKLARIALAELRDRLDLTVGIAVWGNQGPTVVHWMESSYPAKASLKLGDVMPMLSSATGLLFAAYLPRSKTAAMIARELADTKRWAAANSPRTPEDVERVLEDVRAHGSARVEGMLLPTIHAFCTPVFDSNGDLALGLIALGHEGAFDIAWGGEVDTALRECAQKLSYELGYSPTPR
- a CDS encoding PhaM family polyhydroxyalkanoate granule multifunctional regulatory protein is translated as MTDHPGSTPPFPGFPGFPPAEMLDRMWGMMRLTPFGAAFPGTSPASAQGFVPSLSMMSDMMAPLTNVEELDKRITDMRAVEQWLKLNLNMLQSAIQALEVQRATLSTLRAFGAFAQQSMTQPAPEAPPRHERQPAASAPEAGEAGESAGSPAFDASGWWNLLQAQFNQIAQFAMAQPPATTATGASEAGAGIEPSDLEPDDAPEPDAQGTAQAKSDDAPRPAAKRAAGTKRAGTSSAKKTSSTSE